A single Denticeps clupeoides chromosome 7, fDenClu1.1, whole genome shotgun sequence DNA region contains:
- the LOC114794674 gene encoding coenzyme Q-binding protein COQ10 homolog, mitochondrial: MANRATLLRTLLEMTEGPGCDAIRRSPHRAASRSLNVVMATRRASVPLLSPWAPQPVLGRGFISMAAPLLPRRMEYSESRTLRYSPEQVYRIVVDVERYQHFVPWCKRSKVIKRTNGDMWAQLQIGFPPIVEHYVSEVTFIPNHQVKAVCTDASLFRYLETLWRFSSCSKENSCSVEFYVSFEFKSLLHSQLAALFFDEVVKKMVDAFESRATQLYGTTGPGI; this comes from the exons ATGGCGAACAGAGCGACTCTATTGCGCACCCTGCTGGAAATGACAGAAGGTCCTGGCTGCGACGCCATCAGGAGAAGTCCCCACCGAGCCGCGAGCAG GAGCTTGAACGTTGTCATGGCAACGCGGCGTGCCAGCGTGCCACTGCTGTCGCCGTGGGCTCCACAGCCTGTGCTGGGCCGTGGCTTCATCAGCATGGCTGCTCCCCTGCTGCCCCGCAGGATGGAATACTCTGAGAGCAGGACCCTCCG GTATTCCCCGGAGCAGGTCTACCGCATCGTTGTAGATGTGGAGCGCTACCAGCACTTTGTGCCTTGGTgtaaaaggtcaaaggtcattaaAAGGACCAACGGGGACATGTGGGCCCAGCTTCAGATCGGCTTTCCTCCCATTGTGGAACATTACGTGTCAGAGGTGACATTCATCCCCAACCACCAAGTCAAG GCGGTGTGTACGGATGCGTCCCTCTTCAGATACCTTGAAACACTCTGGCGTTTCTCGTCATGTTCCAAGGAGAACAGTTGCAGCGTGGAGTTCTAC GTCTCGTTCGAGTTCAAGTCTCTCCTCCACTCCCAGTTAGCGGCACTGTTTTTTGATGAGGTGGTGAAGAAGATGGTGGATGCGTTTGAGTCAAGAGCAACTCAGCTCTACGGCACCACTGGTCCAGGCATCTGA
- the LOC114794669 gene encoding glycerol-3-phosphate dehydrogenase [NAD(+)], cytoplasmic, with protein sequence MAAPRKVCIVGSGNWGSAIAKIVGANVEQNPRFHNTVNMWVFEEMVAGRKLTEIINTQHENVKYLPGRKLPENVVAVPDLVQAASDADIIVFVIPHQFIGKVCDTIRGKIKCSALGLSLIKGVDEGPDGLKLISDVIKENLGINMSVLMGANIANEVADEKFCETTIGCKNKTDGALLKELMQTSNFRVTVVEESDVVEICGALKNIVAVGAGFCDGLGFGDNTKAAVIRLGLMEMIAFARIFCTAGPVSSATFLESCGVADLITTCYGGRNRKVSEAFAKTGKSLEQLEKEMLNGQKLQGPATAAEVHLILKNKGLVDKFPLFSAVYQICYERRPVTEFISCLQNHPEHM encoded by the exons ATGGCTGCACCCAGGAAAGTGTGTATTGTCGGCTCCGGGAACTG GGGCTCGGCCATTGCTAAGATAGTGGGTGCCAATGTGGAACAGAACCCGAGGTTTCACAACACGGTGAACATGTGGGTGTTTGAGGAGATGGTGGCTGGTCGGAAGCTGACCGAGATCATCAACACGCAGCATGAGAACGTGAAGTACTTGCCGGGTCGGAAGCTTCCAGAGAATGTG GTGGCAGTTCCTGACCTGGTCCAGGCAGCCAGTGATGCCGATATCATTGTCTTTGTAATCCCACACCAGTTCATTGGAAAAGTGTGTGACACCATTAGAGGGAAAATCAAATGCAGTGCACTCGGACTGTCCCTCATTAAG GGAGTTGATGAGGGCCCAGATGGCCTGAAGCTTATATCAGATGTCATTAAGGAGAACTTGGGCATCAATATGAGTGTGTTAATGGGTGCCAACATTGCCAATGAGGTTGCAGATGAAAAATTCTGCGAGACAACAATTG GCTGTAAGAATAAGACAGACGGGGCATTGCTGAAGGAGCTCATGCAGACCAGTAACTTTCGGGTGACTGTGGTGGAGGAATCTGACGTGGTGGAGATCTGTGGAGCTCTAAAG AACATTGTTGCAGTAGGAGCTGGTTTTTGCGATGGCTTGGGCTTTGGTGACAACACGAAAGCAGCAGTGATTCGACTGGGCCTGATGGAGATGATCGCTTTTGCTCGAATTTTTTGCACTGCTGGGCCTGTCTCCTCGGCCACCTTCCTGGAAAGCTGCGGTGTGGCTGACCTCATCACCACCTGCTATGGTGGACGCAACCGCAAAGTCTCAGAGGCCTTTGCCAAAACCGGAAAG TCTCTGgagcagctggagaaggagatgCTCAATGGACAGAAGCTTCAGggtccagcaacagcagcagaggTCCACCTCATCCTCAAAAACAAAGGGCTTGTGGACAA ATTTCCTCTCTTTTCCGCCGTATACCAGATCTGTTACGAGAGACGTCCAGTCACAGAATTCATCAGTTGTCTGCAGAACCATCCAGAACACATGTGA